The following proteins come from a genomic window of Lachnoclostridium phytofermentans ISDg:
- the mmsB gene encoding multiple monosaccharide ABC transporter permease, with amino-acid sequence MDKEKVMNFTKKYTMIIALVLVTMFFFIKTGGKVLWPQNVSNLVSQNAYVFVLASGMLFCILTGGNIDLSIGSVVCFVGSIGATMMETKGLNFVVSIIIMISFGLLIGAWQGFWIAYVRIPPFIVTLAGMLVFRGLSNIVLQGLTVPLTNQTYIKLFGGGAECYVPDIFGMKGFNLTCMLFGILICIIYILLQCKSRINKTRKGYETEPLHTMLLKVIVICLTILAFFFRLSQYEGIPTALIWVLIVVLVYGYISSKTTVGRHFYAVGGNEKATRLSGINTNRVYFLAYLNMGFLSAIAGMLTIARLTSAQPTYGANYEMDAIGACFIGGASAYGGIGTIPGVIVGAVLMGVINLGMSIMSVDANYQKVVKGLVLLAAVIFDVVSKRSERKA; translated from the coding sequence TTACTAAAAAATATACAATGATCATTGCATTAGTTTTGGTTACTATGTTCTTTTTCATAAAAACAGGAGGTAAAGTCCTCTGGCCACAAAATGTGAGTAACTTGGTTTCTCAGAATGCCTATGTATTTGTCTTAGCTTCCGGTATGCTGTTTTGTATCTTAACTGGCGGAAATATTGATTTATCCATTGGCTCCGTAGTTTGTTTTGTGGGATCCATCGGTGCCACGATGATGGAGACTAAAGGATTAAATTTTGTTGTATCAATCATCATTATGATAAGTTTCGGATTATTAATAGGAGCATGGCAGGGATTTTGGATTGCATATGTAAGAATCCCCCCATTTATCGTAACTTTGGCTGGTATGCTAGTATTTCGAGGGTTATCAAATATCGTATTGCAGGGACTTACCGTACCACTTACGAATCAGACTTATATAAAGTTATTTGGTGGTGGTGCAGAATGTTATGTCCCAGATATTTTTGGTATGAAGGGTTTTAACTTAACTTGTATGCTATTTGGTATTCTTATATGTATTATTTATATTTTATTACAATGCAAAAGCCGTATAAACAAAACGAGAAAGGGCTATGAGACAGAACCACTACATACAATGCTACTCAAAGTAATAGTAATCTGCTTGACTATCTTAGCATTTTTCTTCCGTCTTTCTCAATATGAAGGTATTCCAACCGCTTTAATTTGGGTACTAATTGTTGTTCTAGTATATGGTTATATTTCATCAAAAACAACCGTGGGTCGTCACTTTTACGCTGTTGGTGGTAATGAAAAGGCAACAAGACTTTCTGGCATTAATACAAATCGTGTCTATTTTCTCGCCTATTTAAATATGGGATTTTTATCAGCGATTGCTGGTATGTTAACGATTGCAAGATTGACCTCAGCACAACCAACCTATGGAGCGAACTATGAGATGGATGCGATAGGTGCCTGCTTTATTGGAGGGGCTAGTGCTTATGGTGGTATTGGTACGATTCCTGGAGTAATTGTCGGAGCGGTATTAATGGGTGTGATAAATCTAGGCATGAGTATTATGAGCGTAGATGCAAACTATCAAAAGGTTGTAAAAGGCTTAGTGCTACTTGCAGCAGTAATATTCGATGTTGTTTCAAAGCGTAGCGAGAGAAAAGCTTAA